The nucleotide sequence CCACGATCCTGCAAAGTGAACAGGGCATAACCCAGTACTTTACCAGCCACCATAGATACCAGTACGCCGTTATGACGCGTAGAACCCAGTGCCGCCTGAACCGGACCATAATGATCGAATACGTTGGTCAGAATACCGGAACCGGAGGTCATGGTCATAAACTGGTTACGGAAACCAATCAGGCCACGGGCCGGCATAATGAATTCCAGGCGAGTACGGCCTTTGCCATCCGGAACCATATTGGTCATTTCAGCACGACGGTTACCCATCTCTTCCATGACAGAACCCTGATGATCGTCTTCAATATCGATCACTACCTGCTCGTAAGGCTCCTGCAGTTCGCCGTCGACTTCTTTCTGAACGACTTCTGGCTTACCAATCGCCATCTCGAAACCTTCACGACGCATGGTTTCGATCAGTACCGACAGGTGTAATTCACCACGGCCAGATACTTTAAATTTCTCAGGGCTGTCACCCGGTTCAACACGCAATGCTACGTTGTGGATCAGCTCCTGATCCAGACGATCTTTGATGTTACGCGAGGTCACGAACTTACCTTCTTTACCAGCGAACGGCGAGTTGTTCACCTGGAAGGTCATGGATACGGTTGGCTCGTCGACCGTCAGTGCTGGTAATGCTTCCACATTGCTTGGGTCACACAGAGTATCGGAGATGTTCAGGCCATCGATACCGGAGATACATACGATGTCACCAGCAGCCGCTTCTTCAACGTCGACACGGTTTAAGCCGTGGAAACCTTTCACCTGTTGAATACGACCTTTACGGGTATCACCTTCAGCGGTGATCAGCTGGATATCAGTACCTGGCTTCAGCTTACCACGAGTAATACGGCCAACACCGATTACGCCAACAAAGCTGTCGTAGTCTAATGCGGAAACCTGCATCTGGAACGGACCATCCAGTTCCACTTTTGGTGCTTCAACGTGATCGACAATCATCTGGAACAGTGGCGACATATCGTCAGCCATGTTGTCCGGATCATCACCAGCAATACCATTCAGAGCGGAAGCATAGATAACCGGGAAGTCCAGCTGCTCTTCGGTTGCACCTAAGCGGTCGAACAGGTCGAAGATTTCATCCATCACCCAATCAGGGCGTGCGCCCGGACGGTCGATTTTGTTGATCACAACGATTGGACGTAAACCACGCTCGAAGGCTTTCTGGGTTACGAAACGGGTTTGTGGCATTGGGCCATCAACCGCGTCTACCAACAAACACACAGAATCGACCATCGACATCACACGCTCAACCTCACCACCGAAGTCAGCGTGCCCAGGGGTGTCTACGATGTTAATGCGGTAGTCGTTCCACTTAATGGCGGTGTTTTTTGCCAGGATGGTAATACCACGTTCTTTTTCCTGGTCGTTGGAGTCCATCACACGCTCGCCGCCCTGGTTACGATCCAGAGTTCCGGATTGTTCCAGCAGCTTATCAACCAGAGTCGTTTTACCATGGTCAACGTGGGCGATGATGGCGATATTTCTTAAGTTATCGATCACAGCTTTAGCCTTTCTTAACAGTGAGGGCGTTGCTGCGATCTCAGCCCCTGTATTCTGACAAACAGAAGGGACGCATCAACACCATAAAAAAATGAGGCGCGATTATACCTGAGTTCAGGCCGCGGCGGCATATCATTTTTATGACGGGTCATTGGTGTTTTTTCGTATACGCAAACCCCTATGTGAACCTATAATGTGCATGCTTTTATGGAATACAGTGGCTATTACAGTTGTTTTGCACCTTTTTGGTGCCATTATCTCGGTCGTGAATTCTTATGGTGCAGTCATTCGTGACTTCCTGATCACAAGCCCAGATTTTGTGCGGTTTTCAGCCATCCCTTGTGTGGCACACTAATTGCTCCAAGGGAATCATCAAAGTTTGAGCATTACGGCCGGGGCTGATGCCCCGTATCAAATTGAACCAGCATCTGGAGATAATAAGATGTCAGAGAACACTCTGAGTTTGATCAAAGAGAACGATGTACGCTGGGTTGACCTGCGTTTCACCGACACTAAAGGTAAAGAGCAGCACGTTTCTATTCCTGCTCGCTACGTAGACGAAGAATTCTTCGAAACTGGCCAGATGTTCGACGGTTCATCTATCGCTGGTTGGAAAGGCATTAACGAATCCGACATGATTCTGCTGCCAGACGATTCTACTCCATACATGGACCCTTTCACTGAAGATGCCACTCTGGTTCTGCGTTGTGACATCATTGAGCCAGCAACTATGCAAGGCTACGAGCGTGACCCACGTTCTGTTGCTAAGCGCGCTGAAGCTTACCTGCAGTCTACCGGTCTGGGCGACACAGCTTTCTTCGGTCCTGAGCCAGAGTTCTTCATCTTTGATGAC is from Bacterioplanoides sp. SCSIO 12839 and encodes:
- the typA gene encoding translational GTPase TypA; translated protein: MIDNLRNIAIIAHVDHGKTTLVDKLLEQSGTLDRNQGGERVMDSNDQEKERGITILAKNTAIKWNDYRINIVDTPGHADFGGEVERVMSMVDSVCLLVDAVDGPMPQTRFVTQKAFERGLRPIVVINKIDRPGARPDWVMDEIFDLFDRLGATEEQLDFPVIYASALNGIAGDDPDNMADDMSPLFQMIVDHVEAPKVELDGPFQMQVSALDYDSFVGVIGVGRITRGKLKPGTDIQLITAEGDTRKGRIQQVKGFHGLNRVDVEEAAAGDIVCISGIDGLNISDTLCDPSNVEALPALTVDEPTVSMTFQVNNSPFAGKEGKFVTSRNIKDRLDQELIHNVALRVEPGDSPEKFKVSGRGELHLSVLIETMRREGFEMAIGKPEVVQKEVDGELQEPYEQVVIDIEDDHQGSVMEEMGNRRAEMTNMVPDGKGRTRLEFIMPARGLIGFRNQFMTMTSGSGILTNVFDHYGPVQAALGSTRHNGVLVSMVAGKVLGYALFTLQDRGRLFVEPAVEVYEGMIVGLHSRDNDLVVNPTKAKQLTNVRASGTDEAINLTPPVKHTLEQALEFIEDDELVEVTPESIRLRKKLLKENERKRAKNK